From Bacillus basilensis, a single genomic window includes:
- a CDS encoding translation factor GTPase family protein, with amino-acid sequence MTTINIGIVAHVDAGKTSLTERILYETNVIKEIGRVDSGNTQTDSMELERQRGITIKASVVSFYINDLKVNVIDTPGHADFIAEVERSFRVLDGAILVISAVEGVQAQTKILMRTLQKLNIPTILFVNKIDRSGANTEKVMKQIKGVLSNEAFPFYSVLNEGAKEARIIEYKSYDDCMELLAPFNESLLESYVNNEIIPDALLREKLEQQIQQTNVYPIFFGSAMTGIGVTELLEKLPALMPAHTSAQEELLCGVVFKIEREPSGEKVAYVRVFSGSLHIRKYVDIQRSKSLSHKEKIKKLCLFHNGDAVQTTTVPSSEFCNVWGLNDIKIGDIIGERTDYIKDIHFAEPQMEAAINAVPKERIHDLYAALMELCEEDPLIQVWKDDVHNELYIRLFGEVQKEVIETTLYEKYNLQVTFSNTRVVCIEKPIGVGNSIEVMGEKANPFYATVGFNVELGELNSGITYKLGVELGSLPLAFHKAIEDTVFQTLKQGLYGWEVTDISITLTHTGYASPVTTASDFRNLTPLVLMDALKQAETYVYEPVNEFELTVPEHAISTAMYKLAAIPATFAEPILSNDSYQLTGSLPVAKTENFKRMLHSFTEGEGIFTTKPAGFTKLMAPFPTRKRVDYNPLNRKDYLLHVLKAY; translated from the coding sequence ATGACAACAATAAATATAGGGATTGTCGCTCACGTAGACGCTGGCAAGACGAGTTTGACTGAGCGTATTCTTTATGAAACGAATGTAATTAAAGAAATTGGCCGAGTTGATAGTGGTAATACACAAACTGACTCAATGGAATTAGAAAGACAGCGCGGAATTACGATTAAAGCATCTGTCGTTTCTTTCTATATAAATGACTTAAAAGTAAATGTAATTGATACACCTGGACACGCTGATTTTATCGCTGAAGTGGAGCGATCATTCCGCGTTTTAGACGGTGCGATTTTAGTTATCTCTGCCGTTGAAGGTGTGCAAGCACAAACAAAAATTTTAATGCGAACATTACAGAAACTAAACATACCGACAATTTTATTCGTTAATAAAATTGATCGTAGTGGCGCAAACACTGAAAAAGTTATGAAACAAATAAAAGGGGTTCTTTCAAATGAAGCATTCCCCTTCTACTCTGTTCTAAACGAAGGAGCGAAAGAAGCCCGGATCATTGAATACAAATCATATGACGATTGTATGGAACTGTTAGCACCATTTAATGAATCATTACTTGAATCATATGTAAATAACGAAATAATACCTGACGCACTATTAAGAGAAAAACTAGAACAGCAAATACAGCAAACAAATGTGTATCCAATCTTTTTCGGTTCAGCAATGACAGGTATAGGAGTAACTGAACTACTTGAAAAACTACCGGCCCTAATGCCAGCCCATACATCGGCACAAGAGGAACTATTATGCGGTGTTGTTTTTAAAATTGAACGTGAACCTTCTGGAGAAAAGGTTGCTTATGTAAGAGTTTTTTCAGGTAGTTTACACATTAGAAAATATGTGGATATACAGCGCAGTAAATCTCTATCCCATAAAGAAAAGATTAAAAAACTTTGCCTATTTCATAATGGAGATGCCGTTCAAACTACTACCGTTCCTAGCAGTGAATTTTGTAACGTGTGGGGACTGAATGATATTAAAATTGGTGATATTATCGGTGAACGAACTGATTATATAAAAGACATTCACTTTGCCGAACCACAAATGGAAGCAGCCATTAATGCAGTACCTAAAGAACGAATTCATGATTTATACGCTGCACTTATGGAACTATGTGAAGAAGATCCACTCATTCAAGTGTGGAAAGACGATGTTCATAATGAACTATATATTCGCCTTTTCGGTGAAGTACAAAAAGAAGTGATTGAAACTACACTTTATGAGAAATATAATTTGCAGGTTACTTTTTCAAATACACGAGTTGTATGTATTGAGAAACCAATTGGCGTAGGTAATAGCATTGAAGTAATGGGTGAAAAAGCGAATCCTTTTTACGCCACAGTCGGGTTCAATGTGGAGCTTGGTGAACTTAATTCTGGCATAACATATAAATTAGGTGTTGAACTCGGCTCACTACCTTTAGCATTTCATAAAGCAATTGAAGATACAGTATTCCAAACGTTAAAACAAGGTTTGTACGGATGGGAAGTTACGGACATTTCCATCACACTTACACATACTGGTTATGCTAGTCCTGTCACAACAGCGAGTGACTTTAGAAACTTAACACCGCTCGTTTTAATGGATGCTTTAAAGCAAGCTGAAACATATGTATATGAACCAGTAAATGAGTTTGAATTAACTGTACCGGAGCACGCAATTAGTACCGCGATGTATAAGCTCGCTGCCATTCCAGCAACTTTTGCAGAGCCTATACTCAGTAATGATTCTTACCAGTTAACAGGATCATTACCTGTTGCGAAAACAGAGAATTTCAAACGAATGCTCCATTCATTTACTGAAGGAGAAGGTATATTTACAACGAAGCCAGCTGGTTTCACAAAGCTTATGGCTCCCTTCCCTACTCGAAAACGTGTTGATTATAATCCGCTGAATCGTAAGGATTATTTGCTTCATGTGTTGAAGGCTTATTAG
- a CDS encoding cupin domain-containing protein: MAEKNAFFESTLVQDFNRDIEQYHLGPLWNAIPDLMKHTPEPHAQAYLWKSELLQKKLTEATQIFTPDRGGERRAIYLQNPGLNYRKPWGWASTTQTLYAAVQLIQPGETAPSHRHVQNALRFVMEGEGAYSIVQGERIFMERGDFLTTPNGLWHGHGHTGDKPMIWMDCLDIPTIYYLGGTFFEPYPEKIEQPNVPDNYTAQRYEGGMVRPVSDRYAKKAPLSSYKWAGTEAALNGLSRFEPDAYDGYAVEYINPSNGETACPTIAAWMQKLPKGFKGKAHRHTHASIYHVHEGSGYTIINGVRFDWSKGDFFVVPNWAWHEHVALENSYVFSTNDLPILEKFGLERKQEYENNNGYQTITGEFEPALP; encoded by the coding sequence ATGGCGGAAAAAAATGCTTTTTTTGAAAGTACACTCGTACAAGATTTCAATCGTGATATAGAACAATATCATCTTGGACCACTTTGGAACGCGATCCCTGATTTAATGAAACATACACCAGAACCACATGCACAAGCATACCTTTGGAAATCTGAATTGCTCCAAAAAAAGTTAACGGAAGCAACGCAAATATTTACACCAGACCGAGGAGGAGAACGCCGGGCTATCTACTTACAAAATCCAGGACTTAATTATAGAAAACCTTGGGGGTGGGCATCGACTACACAAACGTTATATGCAGCGGTTCAATTAATACAACCTGGAGAAACTGCTCCTTCACATCGGCACGTTCAAAATGCATTACGCTTCGTCATGGAAGGAGAAGGGGCTTACTCAATTGTTCAAGGAGAGCGTATTTTCATGGAACGGGGCGATTTCTTAACAACTCCAAATGGACTATGGCATGGACATGGTCATACAGGTGACAAGCCGATGATTTGGATGGATTGCCTTGATATTCCGACTATTTATTATCTTGGTGGTACGTTCTTTGAGCCATATCCAGAAAAAATTGAACAGCCAAATGTACCGGATAATTATACTGCTCAGCGTTATGAAGGGGGAATGGTCCGACCGGTTTCCGATCGATATGCAAAGAAAGCTCCACTAAGTTCCTACAAATGGGCAGGGACGGAAGCGGCGCTTAATGGATTAAGTCGTTTTGAACCAGATGCATACGATGGTTATGCGGTTGAATATATAAATCCATCGAATGGTGAAACAGCGTGTCCAACGATTGCAGCTTGGATGCAAAAATTGCCGAAGGGATTCAAAGGAAAAGCGCATCGCCATACACATGCATCAATCTATCATGTGCATGAAGGATCAGGATATACGATAATTAATGGTGTTCGCTTCGACTGGTCTAAAGGAGATTTCTTTGTTGTACCAAACTGGGCATGGCACGAACACGTTGCACTAGAAAATAGTTATGTATTTTCAACAAATGATCTTCCTATTTTAGAAAAATTCGGGTTAGAGCGGAAACAGGAATATGAGAACAATAATGGATATCAAACAATCACTGGAGAGTTTGAACCAGCGTTACCATAA
- a CDS encoding DinB family protein, which yields MTKNLQAHAAESIYESINKIKMIVKPLPEEIIYWKPSEDEWSIMQIITHVAEAIPYWAKEISNIKVNHENLWGRGLTDEVRQQAVSEENIHNQSIEEVIQQLSSIPLTIENVLTTLTDEELHIQAPSRNPRFNNKSIDFIVNHLIVEHTEKHYKQIERNLCKFNER from the coding sequence ATGACGAAAAACTTACAAGCCCATGCGGCCGAGTCTATTTATGAATCAATCAATAAGATAAAAATGATTGTTAAGCCTTTACCAGAGGAAATCATCTACTGGAAACCTTCAGAAGATGAATGGTCAATTATGCAGATCATTACACATGTAGCGGAAGCTATTCCGTATTGGGCAAAAGAAATTAGCAATATTAAAGTAAATCATGAAAACTTATGGGGCCGTGGTTTAACGGATGAAGTGCGCCAACAAGCAGTTTCAGAAGAGAATATTCATAATCAGTCTATAGAAGAAGTCATTCAGCAGCTGTCTTCTATACCGCTCACGATAGAAAATGTATTGACCACATTAACAGACGAAGAGTTACATATTCAGGCTCCGAGTCGTAATCCTCGTTTTAACAATAAGTCGATTGATTTTATTGTGAATCACCTCATCGTAGAACATACAGAAAAGCATTATAAACAAATCGAACGGAATTTATGTAAGTTTAATGAACGATAA
- a CDS encoding fumarylacetoacetate hydrolase family protein: MKLVTFTHNGETRIAALENGKLIDLHAAFKTKLASEGNLRAIQIAEAHIPKDMNGFLQGGTESMNLAKEAIDYALMKNHKEKLVFEEGEVKIEAPVPSPGKIICVGHNYREHILEMKRELPAFPVIFAKFANTVVGPQDDIPFYPISEQLDYEAEFAFVIGKRARNVSEGDALQYVAGYTIVNDITYRDIQRRTIQWLQGKTVEGSAPMGPWLLTSDELKNPSGLEIILTVNGEKRQQSNTANLVFSVQYLVSFLSGLMTLEPGDVILTGTPGGVGVARNPQVFLKDGDIVRIEVDGVGVLENKVRQKLEVPVL, translated from the coding sequence ATGAAACTTGTTACTTTTACACATAATGGAGAAACGCGAATTGCTGCTTTAGAAAATGGGAAATTGATTGATTTGCATGCTGCGTTTAAAACGAAATTGGCAAGTGAAGGGAACCTTCGGGCTATTCAAATTGCAGAAGCACATATTCCAAAAGATATGAATGGATTCTTACAAGGTGGTACAGAAAGTATGAATCTAGCAAAAGAGGCAATCGATTATGCACTTATGAAAAATCATAAAGAAAAATTGGTATTTGAAGAAGGTGAAGTGAAAATTGAGGCCCCGGTACCTTCGCCAGGAAAAATTATATGTGTAGGTCACAATTATCGTGAACATATTTTGGAAATGAAACGAGAATTACCTGCCTTTCCGGTTATCTTTGCAAAATTTGCGAATACAGTAGTCGGTCCGCAAGATGATATTCCGTTTTATCCGATTTCAGAACAATTAGATTATGAAGCTGAATTTGCTTTTGTAATTGGAAAGCGTGCCCGAAATGTTTCGGAAGGAGATGCCCTCCAATATGTAGCTGGTTACACAATTGTAAATGATATTACTTATCGTGATATTCAGCGCCGTACAATTCAATGGCTCCAAGGGAAGACAGTTGAAGGTAGTGCCCCAATGGGACCGTGGTTACTTACTTCAGATGAATTAAAGAACCCATCTGGTTTGGAAATCATATTAACGGTAAATGGAGAGAAACGTCAACAGTCTAATACTGCTAATTTAGTATTCTCGGTACAATATCTCGTTTCGTTTTTATCCGGTCTAATGACACTAGAGCCAGGGGACGTCATTTTAACAGGTACGCCAGGTGGTGTAGGAGTTGCACGTAATCCGCAAGTATTTCTTAAAGATGGAGATATCGTACGAATCGAAGTTGATGGAGTAGGTGTATTAGAAAATAAAGTGAGACAAAAGTTAGAGGTGCCAGTGCTATGA
- a CDS encoding NAD(P)/FAD-dependent oxidoreductase — translation MGKEKKYDAIVVGAGPVGLVAGLALQKKGISTLVIEADSFGRPRPGSRAIYLHSASLKLLEETSEGLGFALAHNGIIWPVKRTFYKGKEVYVRDYGKDENLKFNRLPHFTALHQDEIEKHMYEACIKEGVEFLWDAPVKKLHITDSGVELTITNDEILKAQYVIGCDGARSIVREEAGLTFEGPRTADTFIVVDAKEDETDPLPLERIFHYQHPAMEGRNVMFVPFKGGWRIDLQLLESDNPDDYTNIESVKTWLPKVMDAKYAERITWVSSYRFHQVVANLFTDEKRRVLLAGEAAHLFAPFGARGLNSGIPDAVLAARGIEKALHSHSEEERVEAIEAAAKERRIAAQWNRDASTTALHHLQGSSPEMKLKRDIAASLVSIVPRLGRWLDEGPYGPKFGPPELTTKY, via the coding sequence ATGGGAAAAGAAAAAAAGTATGATGCCATAGTAGTTGGGGCGGGACCAGTCGGGCTTGTAGCAGGACTTGCATTACAAAAGAAGGGGATATCAACTTTAGTAATTGAGGCAGATTCATTCGGAAGACCACGCCCGGGAAGTAGAGCAATCTATTTGCATAGTGCTTCGTTAAAACTACTGGAAGAGACTTCAGAAGGTCTCGGTTTCGCGCTTGCACATAACGGAATAATTTGGCCTGTAAAACGAACATTTTATAAAGGGAAAGAAGTATATGTAAGAGATTACGGTAAGGATGAAAACCTTAAGTTTAACCGATTACCTCATTTCACAGCTCTTCATCAAGATGAAATTGAAAAACATATGTATGAGGCGTGTATAAAAGAAGGTGTTGAATTCCTTTGGGATGCCCCGGTCAAGAAGTTACACATTACAGATTCTGGAGTAGAACTAACAATCACAAATGACGAAATATTAAAGGCGCAGTATGTAATTGGATGTGATGGAGCACGTTCCATCGTAAGAGAAGAAGCTGGATTAACGTTTGAAGGCCCACGTACAGCAGATACTTTTATAGTCGTGGATGCAAAAGAAGATGAAACAGATCCACTTCCTTTAGAAAGAATATTCCATTATCAGCATCCAGCTATGGAAGGAAGAAATGTAATGTTTGTTCCGTTTAAAGGCGGGTGGCGTATCGATTTACAACTACTTGAATCAGATAATCCAGATGATTATACAAATATTGAAAGTGTAAAGACATGGTTGCCGAAAGTCATGGATGCTAAATATGCGGAGAGAATTACGTGGGTGTCTTCTTATCGTTTCCATCAAGTAGTGGCAAATTTGTTTACTGACGAAAAACGTCGTGTTCTTCTAGCTGGAGAAGCAGCACACTTATTTGCCCCATTCGGAGCACGTGGATTAAATTCTGGTATTCCAGATGCTGTTCTTGCTGCAAGAGGAATTGAGAAAGCACTACATTCTCATTCTGAAGAAGAGCGAGTAGAAGCAATTGAAGCAGCTGCAAAAGAACGTCGAATTGCAGCGCAGTGGAACCGCGATGCATCAACTACAGCACTTCATCATCTTCAAGGGAGTTCTCCTGAAATGAAACTAAAACGAGATATTGCTGCTTCATTAGTATCTATCGTGCCAAGGCTAGGCAGATGGCTTGATGAGGGACCGTACGGACCAAAATTCGGACCTCCTGAACTGACGACAAAATATTAA
- a CDS encoding thioesterase family protein, producing the protein MEEYTFQVRWGDTDAAGIVYYPNFYKWMDEATHEYFKKIGFPSVELYEEQQIGLPLLEAKCQFKSPLRFEDQVIVKSAVNKLHNKVFTIQHVFVKEEQVVAEGYETRAWTSFKEKVKAQPIPGYIRQKMMPEIKTVES; encoded by the coding sequence ATGGAAGAGTATACTTTTCAAGTGAGATGGGGAGATACAGATGCGGCAGGCATTGTGTATTATCCTAATTTTTATAAATGGATGGATGAAGCAACTCATGAATATTTTAAAAAAATTGGCTTTCCTTCAGTTGAACTTTACGAAGAACAACAAATTGGTTTGCCGTTATTAGAAGCAAAATGTCAATTTAAGTCACCTCTTCGTTTTGAAGATCAAGTAATTGTGAAAAGTGCTGTGAACAAATTGCATAATAAAGTTTTTACAATTCAGCATGTTTTTGTAAAGGAAGAACAGGTTGTGGCAGAAGGTTATGAAACTCGTGCATGGACTTCTTTTAAAGAAAAAGTGAAAGCGCAACCGATACCTGGATATATTCGGCAGAAGATGATGCCAGAGATAAAAACTGTAGAAAGTTAA
- a CDS encoding class I adenylate-forming enzyme family protein, with the protein MKKDKNLLSVYELLETVSSSYGEKEAIYDLTRRITYKQLKYEVDCLATAFKRLGVGKADRIAVSLPNWSETVVIYFAAAKLGAIIVPFNPKYKSYEIEYILESSAPKLLIASGEFEKNFGFEKVVNKVQKVITVRFSQENYCSYEELIRTEKVGIELVHINVNDDLFCILYTSGTTGTPKGVMVTHRAVVQSARTIGTELYCTQKDVFIISAPLFHIFGMAINMLCAVAMGGRIILQEKFHPRETLQLIEQEKVTIQKGVPTMFIKELELEDFDKYDLSSLRAGLVGAAPISVKTVTEIRERMGINLCQSFGITETVSITMTSYDDTKQNITETLGKAIPGVTLKIVDENRVALPPGEVGEIAVKGFGVMKGYYNMPEQTKQVLDNEDWYYSGDLGTLDSQGYLRFVGRKKEMIIRGGLNVYPQEIEAVIMKHPKVIEAAVIGLPDKVLGEVACAVIRLKNGVVSTEEEIKLYLKERMAIYKLPEKVIFTEEFPVTASGKIQKLKLKEQVSSNISPTI; encoded by the coding sequence ATGAAAAAGGATAAAAACTTATTGTCGGTGTATGAGCTATTAGAAACGGTGAGTTCATCTTACGGTGAAAAAGAAGCAATATATGATTTAACGAGACGTATTACATATAAACAATTGAAATATGAAGTAGATTGTTTGGCTACGGCATTTAAGAGACTAGGAGTAGGTAAAGCAGACCGTATCGCAGTATCTCTACCAAACTGGTCCGAAACAGTAGTAATCTATTTTGCAGCTGCGAAATTGGGAGCGATAATCGTTCCATTTAATCCTAAATATAAATCATATGAAATTGAGTATATATTGGAAAGTTCAGCTCCAAAACTATTAATAGCTTCAGGGGAATTTGAAAAGAATTTTGGATTTGAAAAAGTGGTTAATAAAGTACAAAAGGTTATTACAGTACGGTTTTCGCAAGAGAATTACTGTTCATATGAGGAGTTAATTCGTACAGAAAAAGTGGGTATTGAACTAGTTCATATAAATGTGAACGATGATTTGTTTTGTATTTTATATACGTCAGGGACGACGGGAACTCCAAAAGGTGTAATGGTTACACATCGTGCCGTTGTACAATCTGCACGAACGATAGGAACAGAGTTGTATTGTACACAAAAGGATGTATTCATTATTTCAGCACCACTATTTCATATTTTCGGTATGGCAATTAATATGCTTTGCGCAGTAGCGATGGGAGGAAGGATCATATTACAAGAAAAATTCCACCCGCGAGAAACTTTACAATTAATTGAACAAGAAAAGGTAACTATCCAAAAAGGTGTACCAACTATGTTTATAAAGGAACTAGAGTTAGAGGACTTTGATAAATATGATTTATCTTCATTACGTGCCGGGTTAGTTGGTGCAGCACCTATATCAGTAAAAACAGTGACGGAGATTCGAGAACGGATGGGCATTAACCTTTGCCAATCATTTGGGATAACTGAAACGGTTTCGATTACGATGACCTCGTATGATGATACAAAGCAGAATATAACAGAAACTCTCGGGAAGGCAATCCCAGGAGTAACATTAAAAATTGTAGATGAAAATAGAGTAGCGCTCCCGCCTGGGGAAGTGGGAGAAATCGCAGTTAAGGGATTTGGAGTAATGAAAGGTTATTATAATATGCCTGAACAGACAAAGCAGGTTTTAGATAATGAAGATTGGTATTATTCAGGAGATTTAGGCACACTTGATTCTCAAGGATATTTAAGATTTGTAGGAAGAAAGAAAGAGATGATTATAAGGGGTGGACTTAACGTTTATCCTCAGGAAATTGAAGCAGTTATTATGAAACATCCAAAAGTAATCGAAGCAGCTGTTATAGGACTTCCAGATAAAGTGCTAGGGGAAGTTGCTTGTGCAGTCATACGATTAAAGAACGGGGTAGTAAGTACGGAAGAAGAAATAAAACTCTATCTTAAAGAGAGAATGGCAATTTATAAACTACCAGAGAAAGTGATCTTTACAGAGGAATTTCCTGTCACAGCAAGTGGGAAAATTCAAAAATTGAAATTGAAAGAACAAGTATCTTCCAATATTAGTCCGACAATTTAA
- a CDS encoding acetyl-CoA C-acetyltransferase translates to MKEIVLLEGARTPFAEISGSFRGLNATELGAIAAKEAIRKAFISAEDIDQVVFGNVQQSSRDAHLLARHVGLKAGAPIHVPALTINRLCGTGVESILTAARYILSGEAEVALAGGTENMSQVPHVIPGMRWGSPLGGPAIEDWLWDGLYDTYGKCTMGETAENLAAKYNLTREEVDRHALSSHERALVAREKGYFKEEIVPVTVKGRKGAQVIEEDEHIRHTSLEKLAKLKPRFVENGVVTPGSASGMVDGAAAVVLASSNFANDRGLKPIAKLISWAVVGVEPKYMGIGPVPAIRSALEKANLTLADLDLIEINEAFSAQYLACQKELGFDLNKANVNGGAIAIGHPLAASGTRISLSLIYELRRRNQKYGVSAVCIGGGQGIAAIWEAL, encoded by the coding sequence ATGAAAGAAATTGTTTTATTAGAGGGAGCAAGGACTCCATTCGCTGAAATTTCGGGATCATTCCGGGGATTAAATGCAACAGAATTAGGGGCAATTGCCGCTAAGGAAGCAATACGTAAAGCTTTTATATCTGCTGAAGATATTGATCAAGTTGTATTTGGTAACGTTCAGCAATCTAGTAGAGACGCACATTTATTGGCAAGGCATGTTGGTCTAAAAGCTGGAGCACCTATTCATGTACCAGCTTTGACAATCAATCGACTTTGCGGAACTGGTGTTGAATCTATTTTAACGGCTGCTCGTTATATACTTAGCGGAGAAGCAGAAGTTGCACTTGCAGGTGGAACGGAGAACATGAGCCAAGTGCCGCACGTAATACCCGGAATGAGATGGGGAAGCCCGCTCGGTGGTCCAGCTATAGAAGATTGGTTATGGGATGGTCTTTATGATACGTACGGCAAATGTACGATGGGAGAAACAGCTGAAAACTTGGCTGCAAAATATAACTTAACGAGGGAAGAAGTAGATCGGCATGCACTCTCTAGTCATGAACGAGCTCTTGTAGCAAGAGAAAAAGGGTATTTCAAAGAAGAGATTGTTCCAGTAACAGTGAAAGGAAGAAAAGGAGCACAAGTGATTGAAGAGGATGAGCATATCCGTCATACGAGTCTAGAAAAACTTGCAAAGTTAAAACCTCGTTTTGTGGAAAATGGCGTCGTAACTCCTGGTAGTGCAAGCGGCATGGTGGACGGTGCAGCGGCCGTTGTCTTGGCATCAAGTAATTTTGCAAATGATAGAGGATTAAAACCGATTGCTAAGCTCATTTCTTGGGCTGTTGTAGGAGTAGAACCGAAGTATATGGGAATTGGTCCAGTTCCGGCAATTCGAAGTGCATTAGAAAAAGCAAATTTAACTTTAGCAGACTTAGATTTGATTGAAATTAATGAAGCATTTTCTGCGCAGTACTTAGCTTGTCAAAAAGAATTAGGGTTCGATCTTAATAAAGCGAATGTAAACGGTGGGGCAATTGCGATAGGTCATCCACTTGCTGCAAGTGGAACGAGAATTTCTCTATCCTTAATTTATGAATTAAGAAGAAGAAATCAGAAATATGGAGTATCCGCTGTTTGTATTGGCGGAGGACAAGGAATTGCAGCGATTTGGGAAGCGTTGTAA
- a CDS encoding enoyl-CoA hydratase/isomerase family protein encodes MNYEFLICDIENKVAIVTINRPPVNPLNTQVFHELSELFGALEANEEVRVIVLTGSGRKAFVAGADINEMAALDLVGVNKMNKTSRTVFSKIENMSKPVIAAVNGLALGGGFELALACDLRICSDQAKFAFPEVGLGIIPGGGGTQRLQKIVGQGIAKELLYFGDMFDAERAFDLHIVNKVVLAEELFEAAKEWAYKLAKKPPVALQMLKTAVNVGSNADLETGLIIESTCFGNAFATEDRKEGLQAFVEKRKPVYLGK; translated from the coding sequence ATGAATTATGAATTTTTAATTTGTGATATTGAAAATAAAGTTGCGATCGTTACGATTAATCGACCACCTGTAAATCCGTTGAATACACAAGTATTTCATGAACTTTCTGAACTATTTGGTGCACTAGAGGCGAATGAAGAAGTACGAGTAATCGTTCTTACAGGAAGTGGAAGGAAAGCATTTGTCGCAGGCGCTGATATTAATGAAATGGCAGCACTTGATCTTGTAGGTGTAAACAAAATGAATAAAACCTCACGTACGGTATTTAGCAAAATTGAAAATATGTCAAAACCAGTTATTGCTGCGGTAAATGGATTAGCGCTTGGCGGTGGTTTTGAACTCGCGCTCGCATGTGACTTACGTATCTGCTCGGATCAAGCAAAATTCGCTTTTCCAGAAGTAGGACTCGGAATTATTCCTGGAGGAGGAGGTACACAGCGTCTTCAAAAGATTGTCGGCCAAGGTATAGCGAAAGAATTACTTTATTTCGGAGATATGTTTGATGCAGAGCGTGCTTTCGATTTACATATTGTCAATAAAGTAGTGCTTGCGGAAGAGTTGTTTGAAGCGGCAAAGGAGTGGGCATATAAATTGGCAAAAAAACCACCAGTAGCACTTCAAATGTTAAAGACGGCGGTGAATGTAGGAAGTAATGCTGATCTTGAAACAGGCTTAATCATTGAAAGCACTTGTTTTGGAAATGCATTTGCAACAGAGGATCGTAAGGAAGGATTACAAGCATTCGTTGAAAAAAGAAAACCAGTTTATTTAGGGAAATAA
- a CDS encoding 3-hydroxyacyl-CoA dehydrogenase family protein yields MLIQTIGIVGAGSMGSGIANLAALHGFTVILHDIEERYLDSAMQRMNGFMTKSVTRGKMSEEDKQEALNRIQMTTNLESMKDADVIIEAVLEKLELKREVFAALDRIVPEGVILATNTSSMSITEIASATNRPERVAGMHFFNPAQLMKLVEVVRGYKTSDETVEELKALSKKLSKEPVEVKKDSPGFIVNRIMIPQFIEAIKLLEDGVASAEDIDKAVTLGLNYPMGPFTLQDFAGVDIGYHVMEYFKEELNNDQYAPPLLLKQLVRAGRHGKKTGAGFYDYE; encoded by the coding sequence ATGTTAATTCAAACAATTGGTATTGTCGGTGCAGGATCTATGGGTTCTGGCATTGCAAATTTAGCTGCATTACACGGATTTACAGTTATTTTACATGATATTGAAGAGCGTTATTTAGATAGTGCAATGCAACGTATGAATGGTTTTATGACAAAAAGTGTTACGAGAGGAAAAATGTCGGAAGAGGATAAACAAGAGGCGCTTAATCGTATTCAAATGACTACAAATTTAGAAAGTATGAAAGATGCGGATGTAATTATTGAAGCAGTGTTAGAAAAATTAGAGTTGAAGAGAGAAGTGTTTGCAGCACTGGATCGCATAGTTCCTGAAGGAGTTATACTTGCGACAAATACTTCATCTATGTCAATAACAGAAATTGCGTCAGCGACGAATCGTCCAGAGCGAGTAGCAGGTATGCACTTCTTTAATCCGGCACAACTTATGAAACTTGTAGAAGTTGTTCGAGGCTATAAAACGAGTGATGAAACAGTGGAAGAATTGAAAGCGTTATCTAAAAAGCTTTCGAAAGAACCAGTTGAAGTAAAGAAAGATTCACCTGGATTTATTGTAAATCGAATTATGATTCCGCAATTTATTGAAGCAATTAAATTGCTTGAAGATGGGGTTGCGTCTGCAGAAGATATTGATAAGGCTGTTACACTGGGACTCAATTATCCGATGGGGCCGTTTACACTACAAGATTTTGCAGGTGTAGACATTGGCTATCACGTGATGGAGTACTTCAAAGAAGAATTAAATAATGATCAATACGCGCCGCCGCTTCTTTTAAAACAACTAGTTAGAGCAGGTAGACACGGCAAAAAAACAGGTGCAGGTTTTTATGATTATGAATAA